The following proteins are co-located in the Vicinamibacterales bacterium genome:
- a CDS encoding polysaccharide biosynthesis/export family protein translates to MKAPLSLALALLVSSTLGVQARQATTPQPPPAARQAAQPTPGTAKGVDAPPDYVIGPDDVLDVIVWREKELSTDVKVRPDGKVSLPLLNDVQAAGLTPEEFRLALTEAAAKFVEDPSVTVIVKQINSRMVFVMGEVVKPGTYPLTAPTTVLQMLALAGGPTTYAKLDEIGVVRTVGGKTTRHLFNYKDVTRGRKMEQNIVLRPGDTVIVP, encoded by the coding sequence GTGAAGGCGCCACTCTCGCTCGCACTCGCGCTGCTCGTGTCGTCCACCCTTGGCGTGCAGGCGCGCCAGGCCACCACTCCCCAGCCGCCTCCCGCCGCACGCCAGGCTGCACAGCCCACACCCGGGACGGCGAAGGGCGTGGACGCGCCGCCCGACTACGTGATCGGCCCCGACGACGTGCTGGACGTGATCGTCTGGCGCGAGAAGGAGCTGTCCACCGACGTCAAGGTCAGGCCCGACGGCAAGGTCTCCCTGCCCCTGCTGAACGACGTCCAGGCGGCGGGCCTGACGCCCGAGGAGTTCCGGCTGGCGCTCACCGAGGCCGCGGCCAAGTTCGTGGAAGATCCGAGCGTCACCGTCATCGTCAAGCAGATCAACAGCCGCATGGTGTTCGTGATGGGCGAGGTGGTGAAGCCCGGCACCTACCCGCTCACGGCGCCGACCACGGTGCTGCAGATGCTGGCGCTGGCCGGCGGTCCGACCACCTACGCGAAGCTGGACGAGATCGGCGTCGTGCGGACCGTGGGCGGCAAGACGACGCGGCACCTGTTCAACTACAAGGACGTCACCCGCGGCCGCAAGATGGAGCAGAACATCGTGCTCCGGCCTGGCGACACGGTCATCGTTCCATGA